The Rhodothermia bacterium genome includes a region encoding these proteins:
- a CDS encoding sterol desaturase family protein, whose amino-acid sequence MPSLIHYAIPAFIILIILEAIISAKEQLHLYEPKDTAASLTMGIGNVLIGLLTKGFFLGLYYLVYEFRLFDLGGAWWVWVLLFFGDDFTYYWLHRLSHESRILWASHVVHHSSQKYNLGTALRQTWTGSFFSGWFYLWLPLLGFHPLMVLTMSAISLIYQFWIHTEIITKLGPLEYFFNTPSHHRVHHASDAQYLDRNHAGMLIIWDRIFGTFVPEKEQPTYGLTKNIYSYNPVRIALHEWQDMVKDVWNAPTWRAKLGYVFGPPGWKHDGTGMTSDELRKRSKQN is encoded by the coding sequence ATGCCAAGTTTGATTCACTACGCGATTCCTGCGTTTATTATACTGATTATCCTTGAGGCCATCATTTCGGCCAAAGAGCAACTTCATTTGTATGAACCTAAGGACACCGCCGCCAGTCTTACGATGGGCATTGGAAATGTGCTGATTGGCCTATTGACCAAAGGTTTTTTTCTGGGGCTTTATTATTTGGTGTACGAATTTCGCTTGTTCGACTTAGGGGGGGCTTGGTGGGTCTGGGTTTTGCTTTTCTTTGGTGACGACTTCACGTATTATTGGCTACATCGCCTCAGTCACGAGAGTCGGATACTGTGGGCGTCGCATGTGGTGCATCATTCGTCACAAAAATACAATTTGGGGACGGCTTTGCGGCAAACATGGACAGGTTCGTTTTTTAGTGGCTGGTTTTATCTCTGGCTCCCACTTTTAGGATTCCATCCTTTGATGGTACTGACAATGAGTGCCATTAGCCTGATTTATCAATTCTGGATTCATACGGAAATCATTACAAAATTAGGTCCGTTGGAGTACTTCTTCAATACGCCTTCCCATCATCGGGTACACCACGCCTCCGATGCGCAATATTTAGACCGAAACCATGCAGGGATGTTGATCATTTGGGATCGGATATTTGGAACCTTCGTGCCGGAGAAGGAACAACCAACGTATGGGCTTACCAAAAATATTTATTCTTATAATCCGGTGCGGATTGCCTTGCATGAGTGGCAAGATATGGTGAAGGATGTTTGGAATGCCCCTACCTGGCGGGCCAAATTGGGCTATGTGTTTGGACCGCCAGGCTGGAAACACGATGGAACCGGAATGACATCTGACGAACTCCGGAAACGATCAAAGCAAAACTGA
- a CDS encoding thioredoxin domain-containing protein — translation MKQKLFTLLFLCGLPIFLAAQNNTDPFEKDRALILKADQARIYGNDTTKVYINEFADFACPDCKWFFETRLDSLKNQFIKNGKANFIYRAYVIPRLMRGYHGAEAAFCAGGVSGKVGFEGMMRKLFNQQADWRRLQNPLPKFEEYARSLKIPLLPFKDCLARDVMVPLIITDIRLANAVDIPGTPTLVLTTYGDFSGDAMLDPDVPFTKLEETIRRVEGKIPKK, via the coding sequence ATGAAGCAAAAACTTTTTACCCTCCTCTTTTTGTGCGGTCTGCCTATTTTTTTGGCGGCACAAAACAATACAGATCCTTTTGAAAAAGACCGTGCTTTGATTTTGAAGGCAGACCAAGCCCGTATCTATGGCAATGATACCACCAAAGTCTATATCAACGAATTTGCGGACTTTGCCTGCCCCGATTGCAAGTGGTTTTTTGAAACCCGCCTCGACTCCCTCAAGAACCAATTTATTAAAAATGGCAAGGCCAACTTTATTTATCGGGCCTATGTCATTCCTCGGCTCATGCGCGGCTATCATGGCGCAGAGGCCGCATTTTGTGCAGGAGGCGTTTCGGGAAAAGTTGGCTTCGAGGGTATGATGCGGAAATTATTTAACCAGCAAGCAGATTGGCGGAGGCTACAAAATCCACTTCCAAAGTTCGAGGAGTATGCCCGCTCCCTTAAAATCCCTCTTTTACCCTTTAAAGATTGCTTGGCCCGCGATGTCATGGTTCCTTTAATCATCACGGATATCCGACTAGCAAACGCCGTGGACATCCCCGGAACACCTACGTTGGTCTTGACAACCTATGGCGACTTTAGCGGGGATGCCATGTTGGATCCGGATGTTCCTTTTACCAAATTAGAAGAAACCATCCGAAGGGTCGAGGGCAAGATTCCTAAGAAATAA